A section of the Perognathus longimembris pacificus isolate PPM17 chromosome 7, ASM2315922v1, whole genome shotgun sequence genome encodes:
- the LOC125354579 gene encoding type-1 angiotensin II receptor-associated protein: MELPAVNLKVILLVHWLLTTWGCIVFSGPYAWANFTILALGVWAVAQRDSIDAIGMFLGGLLTTIFLDIIHISIFYPQTVLSDTGRFSAGMAILSLLLKPFSCCLVYHMHRERGGVLPFQSDGLGPSLERSAYQTIDSTEVPADPFAGLEGRGQAAPRGY, translated from the exons GTGATTCTCCTGGTTCACTGGCTGCTGACCACCTG GGGCTGCATCGTGTTCTCCGGCCCGTATGCCTGGGCCAACTTCACCATCCTAGCCCTGGGGGTGTGGGCTGTGGCCCAGCGGGATTCCATCGATGCCATAGGCATG TTTCTGGGAGGTTTGCTGACTACCATTTTCCTGGACATCATCCACATCAGCATCTTCTACCCGCAGACCGTCCTCTCGGACACTGGCCGCTTCAGCGCGGGCATGGCCATCCTCAGCCTGCTGCTCAAGCCCTTCTCGTGCTGCCTGGTCTACCACATGCACCGTGAGCGCGGGGGCGTGCTCCCCTTCCAGAGCG ATGGCCTTGGGCCTTCTCTGGAGCGTAGTGCCTACCAGACGATTGACTCCACCGAAGTGCCAGCAGATCCCTTTGCAGGCCTAGAGGGCAGAGGCCAAGCCGCCCCCCGAGGGTACTGA